The genomic segment GCCGACACGGTCGGATCGCCCTCGATCCAGAAGCGCCACGGGTAGGCGGCCGTCCCCGCGACGCCGGCGACGCCGACCCGCGGGCCCGATGCGACGGTGACCGGCTCGTCACCCCACCACAGCTCCGCCACAGCCCCGTTCGACGGCGTGGCCGTCACCGCGTCGATCCCGTCGTGCAGCGCATGCCGCAACCCCGACACCTGCCCGAGCCGGCCAGGACCCCGGGCAAGGTCGCGCCCGAGGCGACCGGATCGGGCCTGTGCGGCATCCGCCCCGTCCTCGACGGATGCTGCGCGCAGCAGGATCCCGCCCGCGACGCCCTCCGGACCGCAGACGACGTTCACGCAGGAGTGGATGCCGTGGCTGAGGTACACGTACAGGTGACCGGGCTCGCCCCACATGGTGGCGTTGCGCGCCGTGCGCCCCATCCTCGCGTGGGAGCCGGGGTCGGCGAGGTCACCGGTCCCCTGCCCGTGGTACGCCTCCACCTCGGTGATGCGCAGGCGCACCTGCGCACCGTCGACGACCGTGCGCAGGTGCGCGCCGAGCAGCCGCGGCGCCACCGCGAGCGGCAGGTCGGCGAGCTCGTCCCTCGTGACGCGGCGCATCTCAGAAACCGGGCGCCGTCGGGCACCAGGACACGTCGAAGCCCGTCAGCGCGACGAGCTCGTCGCCGTTGCGCAGGTCGAACAGATGCGTCTCGAGCGTCGTGGGCAGCGGGACCAGCATGTCGTCGTAGGGGTTCTCGGTGAGCTTCGGTGCGACGGTGACGGCGGCGTACTGTCCACTCGGCGATGCGCACGCCTGCAGGATCGCGTTTCCCGACTCCACCTCCAGCAGCGGAGTCGCCGCACCGTCGTCGTCGACGCGGATGATCGCCTGCCCCGTGGGGAGGCCGGCGTCGTCCCGCGCCACGATGTGCCGCAGGGTGCCGCCCGGATACGGCGAGATCGACGTCGCGGCACCGTAGTCGGGGTCGGAGGCCGCCAGCGGGGTCTCAGAGCCGTCGGCGAGGTCGAGCTCGACGATGCTCTGATCGCCCCGCTCCACGATGGCGGTGTAGGTGCCGCGGGAGACGCCCAGCAGCCGCATGGCGAGGCCGAGGTTCTGCGATCCGGCGTCGCCGGCGCGGTCGTCCAGGGACAGGGCGCCGGAGAAGTCGATGAACAGCACGGCGGCGGAGTCCGGCACGAACTGCCATTCGGCGATGCTGGCCTGCTCACCGCCGACCTCGATGATCTCCGGTTCGCCCTCCCCGCTGAGCGGTTGCGTCACCAGCACACTCGCTCGGCCGCTGTCGGCGGTGATCTCCTTGTCGGAGTACGTGTAGCCGACCAGCCCGCCGCGTTCGGACACTTGCACCGAACTGACGTATCCGTCCCCCGGCAGCGGAAGCTCGGTCATGTTCTTGCCGTCGAGGTCCATCACGAGGATGCGCGAACCGTCAGTGTTCTCGACCGCGACGACCAGGGATGTCGAGGTGGCACGGTAGTCGTTGATGCGCGGGTGGGTGAAGATCGGCACGGCCCGCTCACCGCTGAGGTCGGTGCGGAAGATCGTGTCGTCCTCCTCCGACCGGTTGAGCAGGAAGATCTGCGAGGACGGCGTCGTGAAGCGCGTCGTCAGGTCCGACGACGGACCGCCCCCGGCACCCGTCACGTCCGCCACCTTCACGGTGTACTCGGTGGCGTCGTCGAGCGGCACGGTGAAGCGGATGCCGATGCTCCGGCCGGCCGCGTCGACAGTGAACGGCACGGCGGGCTCGACCGTCACCTCCGAGGCGTCCACGTCGTCGAGGGACTGGTTCGCGGTGAGGATGACGCGACTTCCGGAGACCTGGATCGCCTCCGCAGGGTCCGCCTGCACCTGGTCGATCCGCGGCCCCTGCAGCAGGCTCACGATGCTGAGACCGGCGACGACGATCGCGAGGATGCCTACGACGGCGAGGATCGTCCAGAGGAAACGGCGGGTGTCCGGTTCCTGGGCAGGAGGCGCGGGCTCCGAAGGCGAAGCGGGCTGAGCGACCGCGGGGAGTCGAAGCCGCCCCTCCTCAGGCGCTGCAGGGATCTCCGGAACCTGCGCCGCCTCACGGGCGGCATCGCGCTCCGCGGCTTCCCGCGCGGCGCGCGCCTCAGCGCGCGTCCGCGGTGCCCCGGCGGACGGATCCTCAGTACTCATACGGATCCTTCGGCTCGTCGATCTCCACCACTGAGGTCGGCAGCACACGGAGGGACCCGTCGGCATCCGCCTTGACGGTTCCGGTGACCTCGACCCACTGGCCGGTCCCGAACTGGTCGGCGCTGTAGTCGCCGGCATCCATCGCCACCGGCACCGCGGCGGGCTGGGCGTCGATGACGCAGTGCGTGATGATCATCCGGGTCAGGCTGATGTCGCCCTCGTCCGACGGCGTCACGAAACCGACGAGGGTCACCGGTGATCCGTCGTACGCCTCGGGACGCGACGCCGTCGCGAAGACGCTCGACCACTCCCCGATCCCGAAGGTCGTCGTGTCCGCGACGCCGAGGGTCGGGGTGTCCGCACCGGCGAACAGCGGCCCCGTCGCGTCCGCACGGGACATCGCCAACTCGACGGAGAGCGACGCCGGGGGCAGGACGAGAGCACCGACGACGACCGCGCTGGCGACGACGCCGGCGGAGATCGTTCCGAGCGCCGTGAGCGTGCGGCGAGACGACGTTGCGTCCTCGTCCGTGTCGGCACCATGCTCGTGGCCGTGGCCGTGGCCGTGGTCGGACTCGGCGCCGAGGGGCAGCGCGAACGACAGCACGGCGCCGATGAGCACCACGACGGCGCCGGCGCACGCGAACCAGATCGACCCAGGGCTGATGTACAGCGTGAGCCGGCCGGTCAGGCCGAGCCCGAGCGTGACGACGGCGATGACGGTCGCGAGCCCGACGCCGAGCCAGCGGACGGCGAGCGCGGAGCGACGCGAGGAGGAGTGCGACTCAGCCAAAGACGTTCACCCCGATCCCGATCGCGAACGCACTGAGCAGCACGACGGCGACGACGCCAGCGAGCGTCCTGGCGGTGAAGGTCGTCCGCAGCAGGGCGAGCATCTTGATGTCGACGAGCGGGCCGACGAGGAGGAACGCGATGAGCGCTCCGGAGGAGAACGTCGATGCGAACGACAGCGCGAAGAAGGCATCGACGTTCGAGCAGATCGCGACGGTCATCGCCAGCGCCATCATCGCGACGATGGACAGGACGGGGTTCGAGCCGATCGCCAGGAGCGCGTCGCGCGGCACGAGCACCTGCACGGCGCCGGCGAGGGCCGAGCCGATCACGAGGGCCGGCATCACCGCGCGCAGCTCGATGAGGAACTGGGTGAGGCTGCGGCGCGTCGGCGTGCCGTGCTCATGGGTCACCCGTTCGCACGTCGCGGTGAACCGGCGCGTGAGCATGGCGTCCGGAGACGGATGCCTGCTGTAGATCCAGCCGATGAGGTTGGCGATGAGGTAGCCGCCGACGAGACGGATGACGAGGATGCCCCCGTCGAAGCCGAAGGCCGCATGCGTGGTGATGATGACGATCGGGTTCACGATCGGAGCGGCGATGAGGAAGGTCATCGCCTCGGCGGGGGCGAGCCCGCGCATCATCAGCCCGCGGGCGAAGGGGACGTTGCCGCATTCGCACACCGGGATGAGCATGCCGAGCAGCGACAGCACGGCGCGGCGCGCCCAGCCGCTGCGCGGCAGCCATCGCTGGATGAGGTCGGGGGGCAGCCACACCTGCACCACGATCGAGAGCACGACGCCGAGGACGACGAACGGCAACGCCTCGATGAGGACGCTCAGCGCGAGTGTGAGGCCGTCCTGAGCCCGTGAGGGAAGCGGGTCGGTGAAGAACGCTGGGGCGAACCGGTCGATGAGGAACAGAACGGCGAGGACGACGACGCCGACCGAGACGCCGACCCACGCGGGGCGGCGCCGTGCACCGGCTGCGCCGCGCGCCGGCGGTCGCCGGGGGGTCGTGGCGGTGCTCAAGCCGACCTCTCGGCGGCCCGTCGATTCGCGCAGGGTGTGCACAGTCCGAAGATGTCGACGACGTGCTCGGCCTCGCTGAAGCCGTGGAGTGCAGCGGTGCGCTGCGCCCAGGCCTCGACGTCCTTGGCCTCGATCTCCACGGTCTGCCCGCAGGATCGGCAGATGAGGTGGTGATGATGACCCGCGCTCGTACACGCGCGGTAGAGGGCCTCGCCCTCCGGACTCTGCAGCGAGTCGGCGTCACCGGATGCGGCGAGGCCGGAGAGCGCACGGTAGACCGTCGCCAACCCGATGCCGGTGTTCTCGCCGCGGAGGGTGGCGTGCAGCGTCTGCGCGCTCACGAAACCGCGCGCGTCGGCGAGCGCTTCGCGCACGCGTTCGCGCTGCCAGGTGTTCCGCTGAGCCATGCCCTGATTCTAGGCCGGACGGGTCGAGCGCGCCCTGGAGGACCCTGGACGCCGCACCCGCTCCCGGCTGCGCTGGACGATCCAGCATCCCGCGTAGATGAGGAAGGAGATGGTCGTGATGTACGGGCTCACCGGCAGGGTGCCGGCGAGAGCGAGAAGGATCCCCCCGACCGCCGAGACGAACCCGAACAGCGCCGCGAGCAGGGGCACGCTCAACGGGCCGGATGCGACGCGCATGGCGGCCGCGGCGGGGGTGACCAGCAGCGCCATGACGAGGAGGGCGCCGATGATGTGCACGCTGACGGCGACGATCAGCCCGAGCAGCACCATGAACACCAGGCTGATGAACCGGGTGGGGATGCCACGGGCGGATGCGGCGACGGGATCGAGGGAGTCGAATCGCAGCGGGTTCCACATCAGCAGGAGCCCGACGAGCACGACGGCGCTGATGCCGATCAGCCAGCCGAGGTCGGGGCTCGAGACGGACACGATCTGCCCGGTGAGAAGACTGAAGCGATTGGCACTTCGGCCGTCGTAGAGCGAGAGGAACAGGATGCCGAGGCCGAGCCCGAACGGCATGAGGACGCCGACGATGGAGTTGCGGTCGCGCGCCCTCGAGCCGAGGATGCCGATGAGCATGGCGGCGACGATCGCGCCGCCGAGCGACCCCACCACCACGCTGCCGCCGAACAGCAGCGCCGCGGCGGCACCGGCGAAGGACAGTTCGCTGACGCCGTGCACGGCGAAGGCGAGATCGCGCTGCATGACGAAGACGCCGATGAGACCTCCGACGATGCCGAGCACGGCTCCGGCGAGGATCGAGTTCGCCAGGAGGGCGACGAGCGCGCCGTAGTCCTGGAAGGAGAAGACATCGCTCCAGTCGATCAGCGGTGCGATCACGCGACGCCTCCCTCGCCGAGCGCGCCGTGCGAGGACCCGTCGTCGTGGTCGTGGTGCGGCTCGGCGTCGGGGACGCCGACGACGACGAGGCGGTCCCCCGCGCGCAGGACGAACACCGGGGTGCCGTAGAGGTCGGTGAGCACCCTGCTCTGGAGCACCTCGTCCGGCGTGCCGAGGACGAACCGTCCGCCGGCGATGTACAGGATGCGGTCGACGCGGCCGAGGATCGGGTTGATGTCGTGCGTGACGAACAGCACGGCGGCGCCGCGCTTCCGCCGCTGCCGGTCGATGATCTCCGTCACCCCGACCTGATTGGCGAGGTCGAGGTTCGACAACGGCTCGTCGCACAGCAGCAGGGTCGGCTCATCGGCGAGCGCCTGCCCGACACGCAGGCGCTGCTGCTCGCCGCCGGAGAGCAGGCCGACGCGGCGGTCGGCGAAGTGCGAGGCACCGACGCCCTCGAGGAGGGCATCGACGCGTGCTCTGTCACCGCGGCGCGGGAAGGGGAGTCCGAACCGAGTGCCGTTGACGCCGAGCGCGACGACGTCGCGGGCGCGCATGCTCGTCTCCCTCGGCAGCGGCCGCTGCTGCGGGATGTACCCGATGCGCGGGTTGCCGCGGTGGACGGGCTGCCCGGCGACGCGGATGCTGCCGGCGCTGAGCGGCTGGAGTCCGAGGATCGCTCGCAGGAGGGTCGTCTTCCCCGATCCGGACGGTCCGAGCACGGCGATGAACTCGCCGGGGTCGACCGTCAGATCCAGCCCGGACCACAGGTCGCGATCGCCGCGGCGGAGGGCCGCACCCTCGATCTCGAGGAGCGAACCGGATGCGGCGGCGCCCGCGCTCACGAACGGAGTGCGTCGGCGAGGCTCTGGATCGCGTCGTGCATCCACTCAGAGTACGACGATCCGTCCGCCAGCAGTTCCGTGAAGGCCACGACGGGGATGCCGGCCGCCTCCGCCGCCTCTTCGATGCGCTGCGTCTCGGCGCCACCGGTCTGCGCGTTGGTGAGGACGACCTTCACGTCGCCGCTGTCGATGATCTCCAGCGCGTCGAGCAGCGTGGCCGGTGACACATCGGTGCCCTCCTCCACGGCCTCTGCGAACCCGGCAGGGGTCAGGTCGGTGAGCCCGGCGGACGCGGCGATGTATCCGGGCAGCGGTTCGGTCATGAAGATCCCCGCGCCGTCGGCATCGGCCTTGATCGTCTCAAGCTCGGCCTCGGCGGCTTCGAGATCGGCGATGATGTCGGCCGCGGCGGCGGTGAAGTCCGCGGCGCCGTCCTCGTCGAGCTCGCCGAGTTCCTCCGCCATGCCCTCGACGACGTGGATCATGGTGTGCGGGTCGAACCACACGTGCTCGTTGAACCCCTCGATGTGGTCATGGCCGGAGTGATCGCCGTCTTCTTCGTGGTCGTGCCCGGCCTCGGCATCCTCGTCGGCGTGGTCGTCGCCGGCATCGTGACCGCCGTTGTCCGGGTGGTCGTGCGAGAACTCGGCCGCGGTGAACACATGAGCGTCCGACCCGTCGAGCAGGGTCTCGATGAACGCGTCGTAACCGCCGCCGTTCCAGGCCACGAGGTCCGCGTCCTGCACGGCGAGGCGGTCGCGGGCGGTGGCCTCGTAAGAATGAGGGTCCTGCGAGGCGGAGTCGATGATCGTGGTGACCTCGACGCGGTCTCCGCCGATCTGCGCGGCGATGTCGCCGTAGACGTTGGTGCTCGCGACGATGCGGATCGTGCCGTCGCCGTCATCCGAACCGCTCGCGGTCGAGGAGCACCCGGCGAGGACGACGGCGGATGCGGCGAGGAGGGCGGCGGCACGGAGCTTCTGCATGTCCCTCACTGTACACGCTAATGATAACCATTCTCAACACGCGGCGGACTCCTCCCGCTATCGTTTCGAAGGTGACCCGCTTCCCCCTCCTCGCCGCATCTTTGACTCTCCTACTTTTGACAGGATGCACGGCCGCCCCCGCGACGACCGATATCGGGGCGTCGGACGCGGCGGCCGACACCACCGATGACACGGCCACTGCCGACGCCGCCGGGAGCGACGGCCCCGGCGGGAACGACGGCGGCGGGGCGCTCGCCCGCATCGCGAACTGCGACGTCGTGGAAGCAGCGGTCGCCCCGTACATCCAGAGCCTCGTGCCCATGGAGGGCAACGTCGTCGACGAGTGGGGCGTCTCCTGCCGGTGGGAGATGGCTGAGGGCGAGACCGACTGGGATAACAACCGCTCCGTGGGCGTCGGCATCGCCGCGGAACCGACCGAGAAGCCCGACGTCGCGCTGCTGGCCGACGCGTCCGATTCCCTCACCGCGCTGGATGACGCCTGGGTCGCCCAGCAGGGAGGTGTCGCCTACACGTTGACGATGGAGACCTCCGTTGCCGCGGCGATCGTCACCACCGTCTGGCTGCCGTACGCAGAGGTGACGGTCTCCGGCGGGAAGTGGGGCGATCACCCGCCCCTCGACGGCCCCGCTGCGGTGCAGGTGGTCTCGTCCCTGTTGGGCTGACCGCCGTCAGGGCCTGAAACACCACGCGCCCCGCGAGAAACCACGCGTGGCGTGATGTCTCGCGGGGCGGATGGTGTCTCGCGGACGGAGGGCGGGGGTCAGTCGAGGAGCGACTGCGGCGCGATCCACACCGTCGACTCGCCGGGCATGCGCGAGTGGTCCAACGGGGCAGCCGCCAGCACGACGTCGGTGGCGGCGTCGCCCAGATCGAAGGGCTCGTCGCCGAAGGTCGTCACGACCTCCCAGCCGTTCGGACGGGCGAAGCGCAGCACGTCCGGGCGCCCCGTCTCGATCCACTCCAGCTCCTCGCCCGTCTGCAGCGGATGCCGCAACCGCAGGGCCTCGCGGTACAGCGAGAGCGTCGACGAGGGATCCCGATCCTGCAGGGACACGGCGTACTGGTCGAACCACTGCGGCTGCGGCAGGTGCGCCGGCGCACTGCCGAAGCCGAAGGACGCCCCGTCCGGCTCCCACGGCAGCGGCACGCGGCATCCGTCGCGCCCGAGCCCGTCGAACTCCGCCCCGCGGAAGAAGGACGGGTCCTGGCGGTGGTCGGCCGGGATCTGCGCGACCTCGTGGAGTCCGAGCTCCTCGCCCTGGTACAGGTATGCGCTGCCGGGCAGTCCGAGGAGGAGAAGCGTCGCCGCCCTCGCCCGTCGTCCGCCGCGCTCGCGATCGAGCTGGTCTGCGGGCCCGCCTGCGGCGACCCACTCCGTCCCCTGCTTCACGGCACGGCCGCGCAGCGGCGGAAGACCGTAGCGGGTCGCATGCCGGGTCACGTCGTGGTTCGACAGCACCCACGTGGTGGACGAGCCGCTGGACTTCGCCTGCGCGAGGTTGTCGTCGATGATGGCCTGGAACTGCGCCGGATCGAAGTCCGCCTCGAGCAGATCGAAGTTGAACGCCTGCCCGAGCCCCTCCGCCGACGCGTACCGGGCACGGCGCTCCGGGGTGTCGACCCAGGCCTCGGCGACAGCGGTGCGCGGCGGGTCGTACTCGTTGAACACCTCGCGCCACTCGGCGTAGATCTCGTGGACCTCGTCGCGGTCGATCAGGGGGTGGGTGCCCGTCGACCGGTCGATCGCGTCGAGTTCAGCCCGTGAGGGCAGCGGCTCGCTGAGATCCTTGGTGAGCATGTGGGCGACGTCGATGCGGAAGCCGTCGACGCCGCGGTCCGACCAGAACCGGAGCGTCGTGAGGAAGTCGGCGCGCACGTCGGGGTGGTCCCAGTTGAAGTCGGGCTGCTCTGTGGCGAAGTTGTGGAAGTACCACTGCCCGTCCTCCACGCGCTGCCAGGCCGGGCCGCCGAACACCGACACCCAGTCGGTCGGCGGCTCCGCACCGTCCGGGCCCTTGCCGTCGCGGAAGATGTAGCGCTCCCTCGCTACGGAACCACGACCGGCGGCGAGCGCCTCCTGGAACCACTCGTGCTGGTCGCGCGAGCCTCGGAGCCGTGCTCGATTTCTCCTGGGCCGCCGGAGAGTTCACGGCGACCGACGTCATGGCCGCGACCTCCCTCACCCGGTCCACCGCGATCGACGCGATCGACACCCTCGTCGGAGCCGGCGTACTGCAGGAGCTGCCCAACGCCCGGGCCGTGGGCGCCTACCGGTCCGGCCGGCCCGCTCGCCGTTTCGCACTGTCGGCAGACCTCGGTGTCGTGGTCGGGATCGACGCCGGAGACACCCATCTCGCCGTGACC from the Microbacterium ginsengiterrae genome contains:
- a CDS encoding DNA-3-methyladenine glycosylase — protein: MRRVTRDELADLPLAVAPRLLGAHLRTVVDGAQVRLRITEVEAYHGQGTGDLADPGSHARMGRTARNATMWGEPGHLYVYLSHGIHSCVNVVCGPEGVAGGILLRAASVEDGADAAQARSGRLGRDLARGPGRLGQVSGLRHALHDGIDAVTATPSNGAVAELWWGDEPVTVASGPRVGVAGVAGTAAYPWRFWIEGDPTVSAFRWGRGAADAQAMLD
- a CDS encoding Ig-like domain-containing protein, encoding MSTEDPSAGAPRTRAEARAAREAAERDAAREAAQVPEIPAAPEEGRLRLPAVAQPASPSEPAPPAQEPDTRRFLWTILAVVGILAIVVAGLSIVSLLQGPRIDQVQADPAEAIQVSGSRVILTANQSLDDVDASEVTVEPAVPFTVDAAGRSIGIRFTVPLDDATEYTVKVADVTGAGGGPSSDLTTRFTTPSSQIFLLNRSEEDDTIFRTDLSGERAVPIFTHPRINDYRATSTSLVVAVENTDGSRILVMDLDGKNMTELPLPGDGYVSSVQVSERGGLVGYTYSDKEITADSGRASVLVTQPLSGEGEPEIIEVGGEQASIAEWQFVPDSAAVLFIDFSGALSLDDRAGDAGSQNLGLAMRLLGVSRGTYTAIVERGDQSIVELDLADGSETPLAASDPDYGAATSISPYPGGTLRHIVARDDAGLPTGQAIIRVDDDGAATPLLEVESGNAILQACASPSGQYAAVTVAPKLTENPYDDMLVPLPTTLETHLFDLRNGDELVALTGFDVSWCPTAPGF
- a CDS encoding TIGR03943 family putative permease subunit is translated as MAESHSSSRRSALAVRWLGVGLATVIAVVTLGLGLTGRLTLYISPGSIWFACAGAVVVLIGAVLSFALPLGAESDHGHGHGHEHGADTDEDATSSRRTLTALGTISAGVVASAVVVGALVLPPASLSVELAMSRADATGPLFAGADTPTLGVADTTTFGIGEWSSVFATASRPEAYDGSPVTLVGFVTPSDEGDISLTRMIITHCVIDAQPAAVPVAMDAGDYSADQFGTGQWVEVTGTVKADADGSLRVLPTSVVEIDEPKDPYEY
- a CDS encoding permease, producing MSTATTPRRPPARGAAGARRRPAWVGVSVGVVVLAVLFLIDRFAPAFFTDPLPSRAQDGLTLALSVLIEALPFVVLGVVLSIVVQVWLPPDLIQRWLPRSGWARRAVLSLLGMLIPVCECGNVPFARGLMMRGLAPAEAMTFLIAAPIVNPIVIITTHAAFGFDGGILVIRLVGGYLIANLIGWIYSRHPSPDAMLTRRFTATCERVTHEHGTPTRRSLTQFLIELRAVMPALVIGSALAGAVQVLVPRDALLAIGSNPVLSIVAMMALAMTVAICSNVDAFFALSFASTFSSGALIAFLLVGPLVDIKMLALLRTTFTARTLAGVVAVVLLSAFAIGIGVNVFG
- a CDS encoding Fur family transcriptional regulator; translated protein: MAQRNTWQRERVREALADARGFVSAQTLHATLRGENTGIGLATVYRALSGLAASGDADSLQSPEGEALYRACTSAGHHHHLICRSCGQTVEIEAKDVEAWAQRTAALHGFSEAEHVVDIFGLCTPCANRRAAERSA
- a CDS encoding metal ABC transporter permease gives rise to the protein MDWSDVFSFQDYGALVALLANSILAGAVLGIVGGLIGVFVMQRDLAFAVHGVSELSFAGAAAALLFGGSVVVGSLGGAIVAAMLIGILGSRARDRNSIVGVLMPFGLGLGILFLSLYDGRSANRFSLLTGQIVSVSSPDLGWLIGISAVVLVGLLLMWNPLRFDSLDPVAASARGIPTRFISLVFMVLLGLIVAVSVHIIGALLVMALLVTPAAAAMRVASGPLSVPLLAALFGFVSAVGGILLALAGTLPVSPYITTISFLIYAGCWIVQRSRERVRRPGSSRARSTRPA
- a CDS encoding ATP-binding cassette domain-containing protein; its protein translation is MSAGAAASGSLLEIEGAALRRGDRDLWSGLDLTVDPGEFIAVLGPSGSGKTTLLRAILGLQPLSAGSIRVAGQPVHRGNPRIGYIPQQRPLPRETSMRARDVVALGVNGTRFGLPFPRRGDRARVDALLEGVGASHFADRRVGLLSGGEQQRLRVGQALADEPTLLLCDEPLSNLDLANQVGVTEIIDRQRRKRGAAVLFVTHDINPILGRVDRILYIAGGRFVLGTPDEVLQSRVLTDLYGTPVFVLRAGDRLVVVGVPDAEPHHDHDDGSSHGALGEGGVA
- a CDS encoding metal ABC transporter solute-binding protein, Zn/Mn family, which gives rise to MQKLRAAALLAASAVVLAGCSSTASGSDDGDGTIRIVASTNVYGDIAAQIGGDRVEVTTIIDSASQDPHSYEATARDRLAVQDADLVAWNGGGYDAFIETLLDGSDAHVFTAAEFSHDHPDNGGHDAGDDHADEDAEAGHDHEEDGDHSGHDHIEGFNEHVWFDPHTMIHVVEGMAEELGELDEDGAADFTAAAADIIADLEAAEAELETIKADADGAGIFMTEPLPGYIAASAGLTDLTPAGFAEAVEEGTDVSPATLLDALEIIDSGDVKVVLTNAQTGGAETQRIEEAAEAAGIPVVAFTELLADGSSYSEWMHDAIQSLADALRS